One window from the genome of Halococcus agarilyticus encodes:
- a CDS encoding putative RNA uridine N3 methyltransferase, which yields MTVSLLVPSSLCREAADKREATHKVGLVARAATVFRVDRVTIFPDSDGDRRWGGGFVSTVLRYAATAPYLRKEAWGTRDELEQVGVLPPLRAVSRTGSESQGSGSSRQGIVTEVGPDGRVRVNCGLQHPISLVDPTDVGLDEGERVTVRISSREPVRARIVDEPAPGFAVERADLSAALGREDAGLRIATSRHGEALTTERLGVLAGRVEDGMTVAFGAPERGLPAMLGIDEASVASADETGSDPAGFDRWLDTVPNQGSEVVRTEEAVFATLACLTLPR from the coding sequence ATGACAGTCAGCCTGCTCGTGCCGTCGTCCCTTTGCCGGGAGGCCGCCGACAAGCGCGAGGCGACCCACAAGGTCGGTCTCGTTGCCCGTGCGGCCACCGTCTTCCGGGTCGACCGCGTTACGATCTTCCCGGATTCCGACGGCGACCGGCGATGGGGCGGCGGGTTCGTTTCCACGGTACTGCGGTACGCCGCGACCGCCCCGTACCTCCGAAAGGAGGCGTGGGGCACGCGGGACGAACTGGAGCAGGTGGGCGTCCTGCCGCCGCTTCGCGCCGTCTCACGGACCGGCTCCGAATCCCAAGGTTCGGGGTCGTCAAGACAGGGAATCGTGACCGAGGTCGGCCCTGATGGACGCGTTCGGGTCAATTGCGGACTGCAACACCCGATCTCGCTGGTCGATCCCACCGACGTGGGACTCGACGAGGGAGAGCGTGTGACCGTCAGGATCTCTTCGCGAGAGCCGGTTCGCGCGCGGATCGTCGACGAGCCCGCACCCGGGTTCGCCGTCGAGCGTGCGGACCTCTCGGCAGCGCTCGGCCGTGAGGACGCCGGGCTCCGGATCGCCACGTCGCGCCACGGTGAGGCGCTCACGACGGAGCGACTCGGGGTGCTGGCCGGACGGGTCGAAGACGGCATGACCGTCGCCTTCGGCGCGCCCGAGCGAGGGCTGCCGGCGATGCTCGGCATCGACGAGGCGTCGGTGGCGAGTGCGGACGAGACCGGGTCGGACCCTGCGGGGTTCGATCGCTGGCTCGACACGGTTCCGAACCAGGGCAGCGAGGTCGTGCGCACCGAAGAAGCGGTGTTCGCCACCCTCGCCTGTCTCACCCTACCGCGATAG
- a CDS encoding 50S ribosomal protein L3, producing MVQPSRPRKGSLGYGPRQRASSEVPRFGSWPDADGQPGLQGFAGYKAGMSHVVMIDDAANSPREGMEQTVPVTVVETPPMRAVALRAYEDTPYGLRPLTETWTDEPHADLERALDVPESGGDPDDFRAAISEAEIGDVRAITHTVPGEMANVPKKRPDVMETRIGGGSVDDRVEFGLELVSGGGEHNLTEVFRPGEYMDAAGVTKGKGTQGPVKRWGVQKRKGKHFRQGYRRRIGNLGPWNPSRVRSTVPQQGQTGYHQRTELNKRLVDAGDGDEPSVDGGFVNYGEIDGPYALVKGSLPGPDQRLLRFRPAIRPGDQPRLDPEVRYVSTASNQGQG from the coding sequence ATGGTACAACCAAGCAGACCACGCAAGGGCTCGTTGGGATACGGCCCGCGACAACGCGCGAGTAGCGAAGTCCCGCGCTTCGGCTCGTGGCCCGACGCTGACGGCCAGCCCGGGCTTCAGGGCTTTGCTGGCTACAAAGCCGGCATGAGCCACGTCGTGATGATCGACGACGCGGCGAACTCGCCGCGCGAAGGCATGGAACAGACAGTACCCGTGACGGTGGTCGAGACGCCGCCGATGCGGGCGGTCGCGCTCCGGGCGTACGAGGACACGCCCTACGGGCTCCGACCGTTGACCGAGACGTGGACCGACGAGCCCCACGCCGATCTGGAGCGGGCGCTCGACGTTCCCGAGAGCGGGGGCGACCCCGACGACTTCCGGGCAGCCATCAGTGAGGCCGAGATCGGCGACGTCCGCGCGATCACCCACACGGTTCCGGGCGAGATGGCGAACGTCCCGAAGAAACGCCCCGACGTGATGGAGACCCGGATCGGCGGCGGGAGCGTCGACGATCGGGTCGAGTTCGGACTCGAACTCGTCTCCGGCGGCGGTGAACACAATCTCACCGAGGTGTTCCGCCCCGGCGAGTACATGGACGCCGCCGGCGTCACCAAGGGCAAGGGCACCCAGGGCCCCGTCAAGCGCTGGGGCGTCCAGAAACGGAAGGGCAAACACTTCCGCCAGGGCTACCGCCGACGGATCGGCAACCTCGGCCCGTGGAACCCTTCGAGGGTTCGCTCGACTGTCCCCCAGCAGGGCCAGACGGGCTACCACCAGCGCACCGAGCTCAACAAACGCCTCGTCGACGCCGGCGACGGCGACGAGCCCTCCGTTGACGGCGGGTTCGTCAACTACGGCGAGATCGACGGGCCGTACGCGCTCGTGAAAGGATCGCTCCCCGGTCCGGACCAGCGGCTTCTCCGGTTCCGGCCGGCAATCAGACCAGGCGACCAGCCGCGCCTCGATCCCGAGGTCCGGTACGTCTCGACGGCATCGAACCAGGGGCAAGGATAA
- the rpl4p gene encoding 50S ribosomal protein L4 gives MNATVYDTDGGEAGEVDLPTIFETPYRPDLIGDAVRAAQANRTQATGADDYAGMRTPAESQGSGRGMAHVPRSNGQGRRVPQTVGGRKAHPPKEEKDSSKQINTKERKLATRSAIAATADAEQVADRGHDFDDLELPLVVSDEFEELVKTQEVVSLLEALGVHDDIERAEDKRIRAGRGTTRGRKYKRPSSILFVTSDEPSRAARNLAGADVATAREVNTEDLAPGAQGGRLTIWTESAIEEVADR, from the coding sequence ATGAACGCAACAGTCTACGACACCGACGGCGGCGAGGCGGGCGAGGTCGACCTCCCCACGATATTCGAGACGCCGTACCGGCCCGACCTGATCGGCGATGCGGTGCGCGCCGCGCAGGCGAACCGCACCCAGGCGACCGGTGCCGACGACTACGCCGGGATGCGGACGCCCGCCGAGTCACAGGGCAGCGGTCGCGGCATGGCCCACGTTCCCCGATCGAACGGCCAGGGCCGCCGCGTCCCCCAGACCGTGGGCGGCCGGAAGGCTCACCCGCCGAAAGAGGAGAAGGACAGCTCGAAACAGATCAACACGAAGGAACGAAAGCTCGCCACCCGGAGCGCGATCGCGGCGACCGCCGACGCCGAACAGGTGGCCGACCGTGGCCACGACTTCGACGATCTCGAGCTCCCGCTCGTGGTGAGCGACGAGTTCGAAGAGCTCGTGAAGACCCAGGAGGTCGTCTCGCTGCTCGAAGCGCTCGGCGTCCACGACGACATCGAGCGCGCCGAGGACAAGCGGATCCGCGCGGGACGCGGGACGACGCGTGGCCGGAAGTACAAGCGGCCGTCGTCGATCCTGTTCGTCACGAGCGACGAACCCTCGCGCGCGGCGCGAAACCTCGCGGGAGCGGACGTCGCCACCGCACGAGAGGTCAACACCGAGGACCTCGCGCCGGGCGCACAGGGCGGTCGGCTGACGATCTGGACCGAGAGCGCCATCGAGGAGGTGGCCGATCGATGA
- a CDS encoding 50S ribosomal protein L23, giving the protein MSSIRYPHVTEKAMNEMDYRNKLQFMVSIDATKPEIAEEIEERFDVSIVDVTTQVTPNGEKKATVKLSEDDDADEVASRIGVF; this is encoded by the coding sequence ATGAGTTCGATCCGCTACCCCCACGTCACCGAGAAGGCGATGAACGAGATGGACTACCGGAACAAGCTCCAGTTCATGGTCTCGATCGACGCGACGAAACCCGAGATCGCCGAGGAGATCGAGGAGCGCTTCGACGTCTCGATCGTCGACGTCACCACGCAGGTGACGCCGAACGGCGAGAAGAAAGCCACCGTCAAACTCAGCGAGGACGACGACGCGGACGAAGTCGCCTCGCGCATCGGGGTGTTCTGA
- a CDS encoding 50S ribosomal protein L2 encodes MGRRIQGQRRGRGGPTFRAPSHRYKADLSHRSTEEGDLIAGTVVDIEHDPARSAPVAAIEFDDGDQRLVLAPEGIGVGEEIQVGVSAEIKPGNTLPLAEIPEGVPVCNVESQPGDGGKFARASGVNAQLITHDRRAAVVELPSDEVKRLDPQCRATIGVVAGGGRTEKPFVKAGNKHHKMRARGTKYPRVRGVAMNAIDHPFGGGGRQHPGKPKSVSRDAPPGRKVGDIASKRTGRK; translated from the coding sequence ATGGGACGACGAATTCAAGGACAGCGCCGGGGTCGGGGCGGCCCGACGTTCCGCGCGCCATCCCACCGATACAAGGCCGACCTGTCGCACCGATCGACCGAAGAGGGCGACCTGATTGCCGGCACGGTCGTCGACATCGAGCACGACCCCGCCCGGAGCGCACCCGTGGCGGCGATCGAGTTCGACGACGGCGACCAGCGCCTCGTGCTCGCGCCGGAAGGCATCGGCGTGGGCGAGGAGATCCAGGTCGGCGTCTCGGCCGAGATCAAGCCGGGCAACACGCTCCCGCTCGCCGAGATCCCCGAAGGGGTCCCGGTGTGTAACGTCGAGAGCCAGCCTGGCGACGGCGGGAAGTTCGCCCGCGCGTCGGGCGTGAACGCCCAGCTCATCACCCACGACCGCCGCGCGGCGGTCGTCGAACTGCCGAGCGACGAGGTGAAGCGCCTCGATCCGCAGTGTCGCGCCACGATCGGCGTGGTCGCGGGCGGCGGCCGTACCGAAAAGCCGTTCGTGAAGGCAGGCAACAAGCATCACAAGATGCGCGCACGCGGGACGAAGTACCCACGGGTGCGCGGCGTCGCGATGAACGCCATCGACCACCCGTTCGGCGGTGGCGGTCGCCAGCACCCCGGGAAACCGAAAAGCGTCTCGCGTGACGCGCCGCCCGGCCGGAAGGTCGGCGACATCGCCAGCAAGCGGACCGGGAGGAAGTGA
- a CDS encoding 30S ribosomal protein S19: MSSDYRTGREGEFTYRGHTVEELQEMDREAVAELLPARLRRTIERGLSVEQEQLIEEAAESGTEETANDPIRTHLRDMPVLPAFVNKTFAVHNGQEFERVRVEPEMLGHYLGEFQLTRTSVEHGQAGIGATRSSKFVPLK, from the coding sequence ATGAGTTCGGACTACAGAACCGGTCGCGAGGGCGAGTTCACCTACCGCGGCCACACGGTCGAGGAGCTACAGGAGATGGACCGAGAGGCGGTCGCGGAGCTGCTACCCGCACGCCTGCGCCGCACCATCGAGCGCGGCCTCTCGGTCGAACAGGAACAGCTGATCGAGGAGGCCGCCGAAAGCGGCACCGAGGAGACCGCGAACGATCCGATCAGGACGCACCTGCGCGACATGCCGGTGCTGCCCGCGTTCGTCAACAAGACGTTCGCGGTTCACAACGGCCAGGAGTTCGAGCGGGTCCGCGTCGAGCCAGAGATGCTCGGCCATTACCTGGGCGAGTTCCAGCTCACCCGGACCTCGGTCGAGCACGGCCAGGCGGGGATCGGCGCGACACGCTCCTCGAAGTTCGTGCCGCTCAAATGA
- a CDS encoding 50S ribosomal protein L22 → MGISYSVDADPERTAKAMLRERHMSHKHSKEIARELKGQTVADAREYLESVIAGDRSVPFRSHNSGVGHRSDIDGWDAGRYPEKASKAFLDLLENVGANAEHQGFEPDPMTIKHVAAHKIGEVQGRKPRAMGRASAWNTPEVDVELIVEEPDEEEGEN, encoded by the coding sequence ATGGGAATCAGTTACAGCGTGGACGCGGACCCCGAGCGAACGGCGAAAGCCATGCTCCGGGAGCGCCACATGAGCCACAAGCACAGCAAGGAGATCGCCCGAGAGCTGAAGGGCCAGACCGTCGCCGACGCACGCGAGTACCTCGAGAGCGTGATCGCGGGCGACCGGTCGGTTCCCTTCCGCTCACACAACTCGGGCGTCGGGCATCGCAGCGACATCGACGGCTGGGACGCCGGTCGCTACCCCGAGAAGGCCTCGAAGGCCTTCCTCGACCTGCTCGAAAACGTCGGCGCGAACGCCGAACACCAGGGGTTCGAGCCCGATCCGATGACGATCAAACACGTCGCCGCCCACAAGATCGGCGAAGTGCAGGGCCGCAAGCCCCGGGCGATGGGCCGCGCGAGCGCGTGGAACACGCCCGAGGTCGACGTCGAGCTGATCGTCGAAGAACCCGACGAGGAGGAGGGTGAGAACTGA
- a CDS encoding 30S ribosomal protein S3 — translation MGSEQTFIEDGMQRTQIDEFFGDELERAGYGGMDLAKTPMGTQIVLRAEKPGMVIGKGGKNIRKITTQLEERFDLDDPQIDVQEVDEPDLNAQIVADRLGNALERGWYFRKAGHTTIDRIMDAGARGAEITLNGKVTGARSRNEKFNRGYIKHNGEPAQSIVDRGDGVAVMKLGTIGVTVRIIPPDAELPDDFRIQEDVDTSVLEPEEVEGDDVEELLSGEGEADEPVAGPDESESDEDFEVTETPPEGDADATEAGAEEIIEEEIEGEQGAAETSPDEPAEAGEDIDEELSEETDAAAEAILDEMDDAEAGADLTVIDGVGDAKADALIESGFESVADVRAASEDDLAEAEGVGPAFAERIKEGAEEFDGGDA, via the coding sequence ATGGGCTCCGAACAGACGTTCATCGAGGACGGGATGCAGCGGACCCAGATCGACGAGTTCTTCGGCGACGAGCTGGAGCGCGCCGGCTACGGTGGGATGGACCTCGCCAAGACCCCGATGGGGACCCAGATCGTGCTCCGCGCCGAGAAACCCGGCATGGTGATCGGGAAGGGTGGGAAGAACATCCGGAAGATCACGACCCAGCTCGAAGAGCGCTTCGACCTCGACGATCCCCAGATCGACGTTCAGGAGGTCGACGAACCCGACCTCAACGCCCAGATCGTCGCGGACCGGCTGGGCAACGCCCTCGAACGTGGCTGGTACTTCCGGAAGGCGGGCCACACCACGATCGACCGGATCATGGACGCGGGCGCGCGCGGTGCGGAGATCACCCTCAACGGGAAGGTGACGGGTGCACGCTCGCGCAACGAGAAGTTCAACCGGGGCTACATCAAGCACAACGGCGAGCCCGCCCAGAGCATCGTCGACCGCGGCGACGGCGTCGCGGTGATGAAGCTCGGGACGATCGGCGTCACCGTCAGAATCATCCCGCCGGACGCGGAGCTGCCCGACGACTTCCGCATCCAGGAGGACGTCGACACCAGCGTGCTCGAACCCGAAGAGGTCGAGGGCGACGACGTCGAGGAACTCCTCAGTGGCGAGGGCGAGGCCGACGAGCCGGTCGCCGGTCCCGACGAGTCCGAGAGCGACGAGGACTTCGAGGTGACGGAGACACCCCCCGAAGGTGACGCGGACGCCACCGAGGCCGGGGCCGAGGAGATCATCGAGGAGGAGATCGAAGGGGAGCAGGGTGCGGCCGAGACTTCGCCGGACGAGCCCGCCGAGGCGGGCGAGGACATCGACGAGGAGCTCTCCGAGGAGACCGACGCCGCGGCCGAGGCGATCCTCGATGAGATGGACGACGCCGAGGCCGGTGCGGACCTCACCGTCATCGACGGCGTGGGCGACGCGAAGGCCGACGCGCTGATCGAGTCGGGCTTCGAGTCGGTCGCGGACGTGCGCGCGGCCAGCGAGGACGATCTCGCCGAGGCCGAAGGCGTCGGCCCGGCGTTCGCCGAACGCATCAAGGAGGGCGCAGAGGAGTTCGACGGAGGTGACGCCTGA
- the rpmC gene encoding 50S ribosomal protein L29 produces MAILHAAEMRDMTPAEREAELEELETELLNTRAVQAAGGAPENPGRIGELRRTIARLKTIRNEEGDLDGDEGTA; encoded by the coding sequence ATGGCGATCCTCCACGCTGCGGAGATGCGCGACATGACGCCTGCCGAGCGCGAGGCCGAACTCGAGGAGCTCGAAACCGAGCTGCTCAACACCCGGGCTGTGCAGGCCGCCGGTGGTGCACCCGAAAACCCCGGCCGGATCGGTGAACTCCGACGCACGATCGCGCGACTCAAAACGATCAGAAACGAAGAGGGCGACCTCGACGGGGATGAGGGGACCGCCTGA
- a CDS encoding ribonuclease P protein component 1, with the protein MALTPATLARHELCGLHARVATADNPALDGIEGRVVRETENTLSVETDSTDDSGTTPAAKQVPKAGATFEFALGGESVAPTDITPADPEAAETVHVTVEGERLVATPARRTERSSDSTWR; encoded by the coding sequence ATGGCGCTCACTCCCGCAACGCTCGCGCGACATGAACTCTGCGGCCTGCACGCGCGGGTCGCGACGGCCGACAACCCGGCTCTCGACGGTATCGAGGGGCGGGTCGTACGGGAAACGGAGAACACGCTGTCGGTCGAGACGGATTCGACGGACGACAGTGGGACCACACCGGCCGCAAAGCAGGTGCCGAAGGCGGGCGCGACGTTCGAGTTCGCACTCGGCGGCGAGTCGGTCGCCCCGACGGACATCACCCCGGCCGACCCCGAAGCAGCCGAGACCGTCCACGTGACGGTCGAGGGCGAGCGGCTGGTCGCGACACCGGCCCGCCGCACCGAACGGAGCAGTGATTCGACATGGCGCTAG
- a CDS encoding 30S ribosomal protein S17 has protein sequence MALGLNVDEPETTCDDPNCPFHGTVSVRGGTVDGMVASTEMHRSVIVEREYDVTVPKYDRKMKRRSRTPAHAPDCLDLSVGDAVRIAETRPLSKTKAHVVVGTLDTTRDLGASSLSGPSDPESEVALDEIESTSAEESGGDA, from the coding sequence ATGGCGCTAGGATTGAACGTCGACGAACCCGAGACGACCTGCGATGACCCGAACTGTCCGTTCCACGGCACGGTCTCCGTGCGCGGCGGAACGGTCGACGGGATGGTCGCCTCGACGGAGATGCACAGATCGGTGATCGTCGAACGCGAGTACGACGTCACAGTACCGAAGTACGACCGGAAGATGAAACGGCGCTCGCGCACCCCCGCGCACGCGCCCGACTGTCTCGATCTCTCGGTCGGCGACGCGGTCCGGATCGCCGAGACCCGGCCGCTCTCGAAGACCAAGGCCCACGTCGTGGTCGGCACGCTCGACACGACCCGGGACCTCGGCGCGAGCAGCCTCTCGGGGCCCTCCGATCCCGAATCGGAAGTCGCCCTCGACGAGATCGAGAGCACGTCGGCCGAGGAGTCGGGAGGTGACGCCTGA
- a CDS encoding 50S ribosomal protein L14 produces the protein MEALAADVTQGLEKGSLVTCADNTGARELKVISVSGYSGTKNRHPKAGLGDKVSVSVTKGTPEMRRQVLEAVIVRQRKPIRRPDGTRVKFEDNAAVVVDENEDPRGTELRGPVAREVAERFGSIASAATMIV, from the coding sequence ATGGAGGCGCTCGCCGCCGACGTCACGCAGGGTCTCGAAAAGGGATCGCTCGTGACGTGTGCCGACAACACGGGCGCGCGCGAGCTGAAGGTCATCAGCGTGTCGGGCTACTCCGGCACGAAGAACCGCCACCCGAAGGCGGGTCTCGGCGACAAGGTGTCGGTCTCGGTGACCAAGGGCACCCCCGAGATGCGCCGCCAGGTGCTCGAAGCCGTGATCGTCCGCCAGCGCAAGCCGATCCGACGACCCGACGGCACCCGCGTGAAGTTCGAGGACAACGCCGCCGTGGTCGTCGACGAGAACGAGGACCCCCGCGGAACCGAACTCCGCGGGCCCGTCGCACGCGAAGTCGCCGAGCGCTTCGGCTCGATCGCGAGCGCGGCCACGATGATCGTTTAG
- the rplX gene encoding 50S ribosomal protein L24: MSKQPHKQRTRTERAPLHEKHRQVRATLAEDLREDYGKRNARVNEGDTVEVLRGDFAGEEEDVVRVDLKDATVHVEDVTTETADGEEVARPLDASNLRITDLDLEDDRREERLEADDE; the protein is encoded by the coding sequence ATGAGCAAACAACCACACAAACAACGGACACGAACGGAGCGCGCACCGCTCCACGAGAAGCATCGCCAGGTCCGTGCGACGCTCGCTGAGGATCTCCGCGAGGACTATGGGAAACGGAACGCCCGGGTCAACGAGGGCGACACCGTCGAGGTCCTCCGCGGCGACTTCGCCGGCGAGGAGGAAGACGTCGTGCGCGTCGACCTGAAGGACGCGACCGTCCACGTCGAGGACGTCACGACCGAGACCGCCGACGGCGAGGAGGTCGCCCGACCGCTCGACGCGAGCAACCTTCGGATCACCGACCTCGATCTCGAGGACGACCGGCGCGAGGAGCGCCTGGAGGCCGACGATGAGTAA
- a CDS encoding 30S ribosomal protein S4e: MSKHQKRLSVPNSWPVERKTETFTVKAGAGPHGESGVPLLVVLRDVLGYVDSRKEARYALNQGSVLVNGDALDDEERPIGMFDILEFDERNEHYRVFPDEGGRLALTPIDAADADSKLGKIEGKQQVPGGATQLALHDGRTLEIDDASEYAGSDSIVVDEDDEILAHFPYEEGALVTAVEGRHAGEVGEIDDIQVTPGSSSNNVTVTQANGDGFETVAEYVVVIDENFVDDEATDDAGETADDADTAADDEAEADDDADDGGDDE, translated from the coding sequence ATGAGTAAGCACCAGAAGCGCCTCTCGGTGCCGAACTCGTGGCCCGTCGAGCGCAAGACCGAGACGTTCACCGTGAAGGCGGGCGCGGGCCCGCACGGCGAGAGCGGCGTCCCGCTGCTCGTCGTGTTGCGCGACGTGCTCGGCTACGTCGACTCCCGGAAGGAGGCGCGCTACGCGCTGAACCAGGGCTCGGTGCTCGTGAACGGCGACGCGCTCGACGACGAGGAGCGCCCGATCGGGATGTTCGACATCCTGGAGTTCGACGAGCGGAACGAACACTACCGGGTGTTCCCCGACGAGGGCGGTCGGCTCGCGCTGACGCCGATCGACGCCGCGGACGCGGACTCGAAGCTCGGCAAGATCGAGGGCAAACAGCAGGTCCCCGGTGGTGCAACGCAGCTCGCGCTCCACGACGGCCGCACCCTCGAAATCGACGACGCGAGCGAGTACGCCGGCAGTGACTCGATCGTGGTCGACGAGGACGACGAAATCCTCGCACACTTCCCCTACGAGGAGGGCGCGCTGGTGACCGCAGTCGAGGGTCGCCACGCCGGCGAGGTCGGCGAGATCGACGACATCCAGGTCACGCCGGGCAGCTCGTCGAACAACGTCACCGTCACCCAAGCGAACGGCGACGGGTTCGAGACGGTCGCAGAGTACGTGGTCGTTATCGACGAGAACTTCGTCGACGACGAGGCCACGGACGACGCCGGCGAGACCGCGGACGACGCGGACACGGCGGCGGACGACGAGGCCGAAGCGGACGACGACGCTGACGACGGAGGTGACGACGAATGA
- a CDS encoding 50S ribosomal protein L5, whose protein sequence is MSEAAEFHAMREPVVEKVVVHMGVGEGGRELANAEEILEAVTGQESVRTRARATEPEFDIREGDPIGAKVTLRGETAESFLDTALDLADVSRTQFDQTGNVSFGIAEHTEFPDQEYDPNVGIYGLDVTVNLNRPGARVKRRNKATRQLPSRHRLDVEDAIAFLENEFDVEVQ, encoded by the coding sequence ATGAGCGAAGCCGCGGAGTTCCACGCGATGCGCGAGCCCGTGGTCGAGAAGGTCGTCGTCCACATGGGCGTCGGCGAGGGTGGTCGCGAGCTCGCGAACGCCGAGGAGATCCTCGAGGCCGTCACCGGCCAGGAGAGCGTGCGGACGCGCGCCCGGGCGACCGAGCCCGAGTTCGACATCCGCGAGGGCGACCCGATCGGCGCGAAGGTCACCCTTCGCGGCGAGACCGCCGAGTCGTTCCTCGACACCGCGCTCGACCTCGCGGACGTCTCACGCACCCAGTTCGACCAGACCGGCAACGTGAGCTTCGGGATCGCCGAACACACCGAGTTCCCCGACCAGGAGTACGACCCGAACGTCGGGATCTACGGCCTCGACGTCACGGTCAACCTCAACCGACCCGGCGCACGGGTGAAACGACGGAACAAGGCCACGCGCCAGCTGCCGAGCCGTCACCGGCTCGACGTCGAGGACGCAATCGCGTTCCTCGAGAACGAATTCGACGTGGAGGTACAATGA
- a CDS encoding 30S ribosomal protein S14, with amino-acid sequence MSESETDTGEHATKRTGQLEDCQRCGRKQGLVGKYDIWLCRQCFREIARGMGFRKYK; translated from the coding sequence ATGAGCGAGAGCGAAACCGACACCGGCGAACACGCGACGAAGCGAACAGGTCAGTTGGAGGACTGCCAGCGCTGCGGGCGCAAGCAGGGCCTCGTCGGGAAGTACGACATCTGGCTCTGCCGACAGTGCTTCCGCGAGATCGCCCGCGGCATGGGATTCAGGAAGTACAAATGA
- a CDS encoding 30S ribosomal protein S8, which produces MTNNDPLADALSGLDNAGRVGKLNLTVQPASNTIGSVLEVIYDRGYIDGFEFVEDGRAGEFEVELSGAINRCGVVKPRYSAGADEFEKWEKRFLPARDYGTLIVTTSHGVMSHYEAREQGLGGEVLAYVY; this is translated from the coding sequence ATGACGAACAACGATCCGCTTGCAGACGCTTTGTCGGGGCTCGACAACGCCGGCCGCGTCGGCAAGCTCAATCTGACCGTACAGCCCGCCTCGAACACGATCGGCTCGGTGCTGGAAGTCATCTACGACCGGGGCTACATCGACGGCTTCGAGTTCGTGGAGGACGGCCGGGCCGGCGAGTTCGAGGTCGAACTCAGCGGCGCGATCAACCGCTGTGGCGTCGTCAAACCCCGCTACTCCGCGGGGGCCGACGAGTTCGAGAAGTGGGAGAAGCGGTTCCTCCCGGCTCGGGACTACGGCACGCTGATCGTGACGACGAGCCACGGCGTGATGAGCCACTACGAGGCCAGAGAGCAGGGTCTCGGTGGCGAGGTGCTCGCGTACGTCTACTGA
- a CDS encoding 50S ribosomal protein L6 — MTEQRLQIPDDVTVEVDRFDVTVSGPEGNVTRRLWFPNVSISVEDSEVVIASDADDAKTTATTTTFRSHIANAIHGVREGWTYEMEVFYSHFPMQVRAEDGDVVIQNFLGEKAPRRTPVHGDTEVEIDDERVTLSGPNKEDVGQTAADIEQLTRVSGKDTRVFQDGVYITEKPQKAEVSADG; from the coding sequence ATGACAGAACAACGACTCCAGATCCCGGACGACGTAACCGTCGAAGTCGATCGCTTCGACGTCACGGTCTCCGGTCCAGAAGGCAACGTCACGCGACGGCTGTGGTTCCCGAACGTCTCCATCAGTGTCGAGGATAGCGAGGTCGTGATCGCGAGCGACGCCGACGACGCGAAGACGACCGCGACGACGACCACGTTCCGGAGCCACATCGCGAACGCCATCCACGGCGTGCGCGAGGGGTGGACCTACGAGATGGAAGTGTTCTACTCGCACTTCCCGATGCAGGTCCGCGCCGAGGACGGCGACGTCGTGATCCAGAACTTCCTCGGCGAGAAAGCGCCGCGCCGGACGCCGGTCCACGGCGACACCGAGGTCGAGATCGACGACGAACGAGTCACGCTCTCCGGGCCGAACAAGGAGGACGTGGGCCAGACTGCCGCGGACATCGAACAGCTCACCCGCGTCAGCGGCAAGGACACGCGAGTGTTCCAGGACGGTGTGTACATCACCGAGAAACCCCAGAAGGCGGAGGTGAGTGCCGATGGCTGA